Proteins encoded by one window of Roseibium sp. Sym1:
- the prfB gene encoding peptide chain release factor 2 (programmed frameshift) translates to MRAEMEAIVDEIKQAISLLRRHLDWDQALVRLDELNALSEDPDLWNDPGKAQKLMRERQQLDDGISGVRELEQDLSDNVELIELGEMEDDKSVVEDAEAALRGLKDKVNKLQLQSLLSGEADANDTYLEINSGAGGTESQDWASMLLRMYRRWAEKHGFKVEVLEYHDGEEAGIKSATLLIKGENAYGWLKTESGVHRLVRISPYDSNARRHTSFSSAWVYPVIDDSIEIDVNESDCRIDTYRASGAGGQHVNTTDSAVRITHQPTGIVVQCQSERSQHKNRATAWGMLKARLYEAELKKREEAANAEAASKTDIGWGHQIRSYVLQPYQLVKDLRTGVESTSPGDVLDGDLDAFMEAALAQRVFGGDPVEVEDVE, encoded by the exons ATGCGCGCCGAAATGGAAGCGATCGTCGATGAAATCAAGCAGGCCATAAGCCTGCTGAGGAGGCATCTT GACTGGGACCAGGCTCTTGTCCGTCTGGACGAACTGAATGCCCTGTCGGAGGATCCCGACCTCTGGAACGATCCGGGCAAAGCGCAGAAGCTGATGCGCGAACGCCAGCAGCTTGATGACGGTATCAGCGGCGTCAGGGAGCTGGAACAGGATCTGTCCGACAATGTCGAGCTGATCGAACTCGGCGAAATGGAAGACGACAAGTCCGTTGTCGAGGACGCGGAGGCGGCGCTGCGCGGCCTGAAGGACAAGGTCAACAAGCTTCAGCTCCAGTCCCTCCTTTCCGGCGAGGCCGACGCAAACGATACCTATCTTGAAATCAACTCCGGCGCGGGTGGCACGGAAAGCCAGGACTGGGCTTCTATGCTGTTGCGCATGTATCGCCGCTGGGCCGAGAAACATGGCTTCAAGGTCGAGGTGCTGGAATACCACGACGGCGAAGAAGCGGGCATCAAGTCGGCGACTCTGCTGATCAAGGGCGAAAACGCCTATGGCTGGCTGAAGACCGAATCCGGTGTTCACCGGCTGGTACGGATCTCGCCCTATGACAGCAACGCCCGCCGTCATACCAGCTTCTCCAGCGCCTGGGTCTATCCGGTGATCGACGACAGCATCGAAATCGATGTGAACGAAAGCGATTGCCGTATCGATACCTACCGGGCCTCCGGTGCGGGCGGACAGCACGTCAACACGACGGATTCGGCCGTGCGTATCACGCACCAGCCGACCGGGATCGTGGTCCAGTGCCAGTCGGAGCGTTCGCAACACAAGAACCGGGCAACCGCCTGGGGCATGCTGAAGGCGCGGCTCTACGAAGCCGAGCTGAAAAAGCGGGAGGAAGCGGCCAATGCAGAGGCGGCTTCCAAGACCGACATCGGCTGGGGACACCAGATCCGCTCCTACGTCCTGCAGCCCTATCAGCTGGTCAAGGACCTGCGCACGGGGGTCGAAAGCACGTCGCCGGGCGATGTGCTGGACGGAGACCTTGATGCG